The following coding sequences are from one Bufo bufo chromosome 2, aBufBuf1.1, whole genome shotgun sequence window:
- the LOC120990619 gene encoding gastrula zinc finger protein XlCGF17.1-like, whose product MLPLDEDILQRSSGENLITLNVHPELHSTDLSYNPPNYEEPSPDQSQIVTASTSQKRIKRFHCGKESTNSSGLSTHRRHHKGEKTYSCSECGKCFRQKSDLVIHDRIHTGEKPYSCSECGKCFTQKVNLVRHERCHTGEKPYSCSECGKCFTRRSSFVKHERIHTGEKPYSCSECGKSFTVKSNLVRHERCHIGEKAYTCSKCGKCFTRKSYLVIHERNHTGEKAYTCSECGKCFRQKSNLVTHVRSHIGEKPYLCSECGKRFSDKSSLLKHKRNHTREASF is encoded by the coding sequence ATGTTACCACTAGATGAAGATATCCtgcagcgctcttcaggagaaaacctcattacccttaatgtacatccggaacttcacagtacagatctgtcatataatcctcctaattatgaggaaccttctcctgaccaatcacagattgttaccgCAAGTACAAGTCAGAAAAGGATTAAAAGGTTTCATTGTGGTAAAGAATCCACAAACAGCTCAGGACTTTCTACACACCGAAGACATCACAAAGGAGAGAaaacatattcatgttcagaatgtgggaaatgttttagacaaaaatcagatcttgttatacatgatagaatacacacaggagagaaaccatattcgtgttcagaatgtgggaaatgctttacccAGAAAGtaaatcttgttagacatgagagatgtcacacaggagagaagccatattcatgttcagaatgtgggaaatgtttcacacGGAGATCAAGttttgttaaacatgagagaattcacacaggagagaaaccatattcgtgttcagaatgtgggaaaagttttacagttaaatcaaatcttgttagacatgagagatgTCACATAGGAGAGAAAGCATATAcatgttcaaaatgtgggaaatgtttcacacgaaaatcatatcttgttatacatgagagaaatcatacaggagagaaagcatatacatgttcagaatgtgggaaatgttttagacaaAAATCTAATCTTGTTACACATGTGAGAAGTCACATAGGggaaaagccatatttatgttcagaatgtgggaaacgttttTCAGATAAATCAAGTCTTCTAAAACATAAGAGGAATCACACGAGAGAAGCTTCATTCTga